The following are encoded together in the Serratia odorifera genome:
- a CDS encoding fimbrial protein: MGSGNTVTQLACSLNASNIQVPLGDVLATEFTGVGKTLKPKAFNVGLNCDANAKINVSLGGTQSAESSDSSILQLTNAGSAGVAKGVGVQLLYNNTPLKLNQLLALKTSAGGQETFPFTAHYYQTAANITAGSANATATLNISYQ; this comes from the coding sequence ATGGGTAGCGGTAACACCGTAACCCAACTGGCCTGCTCGTTGAACGCCTCCAATATTCAGGTGCCGCTGGGAGATGTGTTGGCAACCGAATTTACCGGCGTGGGGAAGACGCTAAAACCCAAGGCGTTTAACGTCGGGCTGAACTGTGACGCCAATGCAAAAATCAACGTCTCGCTGGGTGGTACGCAAAGTGCCGAGAGCAGCGATAGCAGTATCTTGCAGCTCACTAACGCCGGCAGCGCCGGGGTGGCCAAAGGAGTTGGCGTACAGCTGTTGTACAACAACACGCCGCTAAAACTCAACCAGCTACTGGCGTTGAAAACCTCGGCCGGTGGTCAGGAAACCTTCCCGTTTACCGCCCATTATTATCAGACCGCCGCAAATATCACCGCCGGCTCGGCCAATGCCACCGCCACGCTGAATATTTCTTATCAGTGA